From one Candidatus Desulfatibia profunda genomic stretch:
- a CDS encoding Gfo/Idh/MocA family oxidoreductase, with product MKKLRVGVIGVGYLGKFHAEKYAGMHEVDLVGLVDINPSRAEDVARKCRTTAYSAYQDLFGKVDAVSIVVPTPFHFTVARDFLENGVDVLIEKPVTTTLEEADALIRLSESKGLIVQVGHLERFNPAVVALQDIVHKPMFIESHRLSIYKDRCTDVSVVLDLMIHDIDIILNFVKSDVSEIRSAGIPVISENVDIANARLEFKTGCIANVTASRISTKNERKIRLFQKDAYVSVDFTSQEITVIRQNSEKKSGLIPGMEIKQLRFTKGDALEDEIKAFVKSVITRKTPEVTGKMGRDALKIALSIMEQINLANSRLSVDQ from the coding sequence ATGAAAAAACTCCGTGTTGGCGTTATCGGTGTCGGTTATCTTGGCAAATTTCATGCTGAAAAATATGCCGGCATGCATGAGGTAGATCTGGTCGGGCTGGTCGATATCAACCCGTCGCGAGCCGAGGATGTCGCCAGAAAATGTCGTACCACGGCATATTCAGCCTATCAGGACCTTTTCGGAAAAGTGGATGCAGTCAGTATTGTTGTTCCAACGCCGTTCCATTTTACGGTTGCCAGGGATTTTTTGGAAAATGGTGTTGATGTCCTCATCGAAAAGCCCGTGACAACCACTCTTGAAGAGGCTGATGCGCTGATCCGGCTTTCGGAATCCAAGGGCCTTATCGTTCAGGTGGGGCACCTTGAACGCTTTAATCCTGCGGTGGTTGCTTTGCAGGATATTGTTCATAAGCCGATGTTCATCGAGTCACACCGGCTAAGTATATACAAAGACCGCTGTACCGACGTGAGCGTGGTCCTCGACCTTATGATTCATGATATCGATATTATTCTAAATTTTGTCAAATCCGACGTCAGCGAAATTCGTTCGGCCGGAATCCCTGTCATTTCTGAAAATGTTGATATTGCCAATGCACGTCTAGAATTTAAAACTGGATGTATCGCCAATGTCACCGCCAGCCGAATTTCAACCAAGAATGAGCGCAAAATCAGACTGTTCCAAAAAGATGCCTATGTATCTGTTGATTTTACAAGTCAGGAAATAACCGTTATCCGGCAAAACAGTGAAAAAAAGAGCGGCTTGATCCCCGGGATGGAAATCAAACAACTTCGTTTTACAAAAGGCGATGCCCTGGAAGATGAAATAAAAGCTTTTGTAAAATCGGTCATCACCCGTAAAACACCTGAAGTTACAGGAAAGATGGGACGCGATGCTTTAAAAATTGCTTTAAGTATTATGGAGCAGATCAACCTTGCCAACAGTCGGCTGTCCGTCGATCAATAA
- the lpxA gene encoding acyl-ACP--UDP-N-acetylglucosamine O-acyltransferase produces MIHSTAIVSSGAQIDADVIIGPYSIVSDNVAIGAGTVVGSHVVIEPYTRIGPGCQIFQYASIGGVPQALKFKGEETYVKIGPRSIIREFVTINRGTEFGGGTTEIGEENFLMAYTHVAHDCKTGRNVILANNATLAGHVTIDDYATVGGLVAIHQFVRIGNYAYVGGKSAVVKDIPPFVIASGDRAKLHGLNSVGLKRHGFSNETLSLLKKAYRIIFRIGLTLNEAIERVNAEVEQIPEVATLLDFIKSSQRGITR; encoded by the coding sequence ATGATACATTCCACGGCAATTGTCTCTTCAGGGGCGCAAATCGACGCTGACGTAATCATCGGTCCGTATTCGATTGTCAGCGATAATGTTGCTATCGGGGCGGGAACGGTTGTCGGATCCCATGTCGTTATCGAGCCGTATACGCGTATCGGACCGGGCTGTCAGATATTTCAATATGCTTCCATTGGGGGCGTTCCCCAGGCATTAAAATTCAAAGGCGAAGAAACCTATGTTAAAATCGGGCCGCGCTCGATTATTCGCGAGTTCGTTACCATAAACAGGGGAACCGAATTCGGAGGAGGTACCACCGAGATCGGCGAGGAAAATTTTTTAATGGCCTATACGCATGTCGCCCATGATTGTAAAACAGGGCGAAATGTTATTCTTGCAAACAACGCGACACTTGCCGGTCATGTGACCATTGATGATTATGCAACAGTCGGCGGTCTGGTGGCAATTCATCAATTTGTCAGAATTGGCAATTATGCTTATGTGGGAGGAAAATCTGCGGTTGTAAAAGATATACCGCCTTTTGTGATTGCCTCGGGTGACAGGGCCAAGCTGCACGGTTTAAATAGCGTAGGCTTAAAGCGCCACGGGTTTTCGAATGAGACTCTATCGTTATTAAAAAAAGCCTATAGAATTATTTTTCGTATCGGCCTGACCTTGAATGAAGCCATCGAGAGAGTCAATGCCGAAGTCGAACAGATTCCCGAAGTAGCCACCCTGCTTGATTTTATAAAATCTTCCCAGCGGGGGATTACAAGGTGA
- the fabZ gene encoding 3-hydroxyacyl-ACP dehydratase FabZ produces the protein MEKTYDIQKIMKILPHRYPFIMIDRILELVPGEKVVALKNVTINEPFFQGHFPGDPIMPGVLIIEAMGQAGAVLAAESMNREREGTLIYFMAMDKVKFRKPVVPGDQLIFKMQFLKQRSQTFKMSGIAFVDDKRVAEAELMATFGERT, from the coding sequence ATGGAAAAAACGTATGATATTCAGAAGATTATGAAAATATTGCCCCACCGCTACCCCTTTATTATGATCGATCGCATCCTTGAGCTTGTGCCCGGCGAAAAGGTTGTGGCGTTGAAAAACGTAACCATCAACGAACCTTTTTTTCAGGGTCATTTCCCGGGGGACCCGATTATGCCCGGAGTGCTGATTATCGAGGCCATGGGGCAAGCCGGCGCCGTACTGGCTGCTGAATCCATGAATCGGGAAAGAGAGGGGACGCTGATATATTTCATGGCGATGGATAAGGTTAAGTTTAGAAAACCGGTGGTCCCCGGCGACCAGCTTATTTTCAAGATGCAATTTTTAAAACAGCGATCCCAAACTTTCAAGATGTCCGGGATTGCTTTTGTTGATGATAAACGTGTGGCGGAAGCTGAACTGATGGCCACTTTTGGAGAAAGAACATGA
- the lpxD gene encoding UDP-3-O-(3-hydroxymyristoyl)glucosamine N-acyltransferase, translating into MEMPLARVAEVVEGEVQGDVQKLIRDVASFDEARSDEITCAGSPKFLKRIDETDAGAVIVPRNFQTSLKNLVRVENPQVAFAKVIGIFHPYVKPEPGISPKAYVGEGFSHGEDVFIAPFAVIGDNVTVGRRVRIHANVFIGNNVVIGDDVEIRPNVTVLERSRIGNRVIIHAGTVIGSDGFGFAPDGETYYKIPHIGIVQIDDDVEIGALNAIDRATFGKTWIQKGVKTDNLVHIAHNVTVGENSVLVAQVGISGSVTIGKHAILAGQAGVAGHLDIGDNVTVGPQAGVAKSVSNGEVLSSGLPAMPHRLWLKVQRIIPMLPELQKRLLEVEKKLKKIEDD; encoded by the coding sequence ATGGAAATGCCATTGGCCCGTGTCGCCGAAGTTGTCGAAGGTGAGGTTCAGGGTGATGTTCAAAAGCTTATTCGTGACGTAGCTTCTTTTGATGAGGCCCGTAGCGACGAGATAACATGTGCCGGGAGTCCAAAATTCTTAAAACGGATCGATGAAACCGATGCCGGGGCCGTGATTGTGCCCCGTAATTTTCAGACGTCGTTGAAAAACCTGGTACGGGTGGAGAATCCTCAAGTCGCTTTTGCCAAAGTCATCGGAATTTTTCATCCATATGTAAAACCGGAACCCGGCATAAGTCCAAAGGCGTATGTCGGGGAGGGCTTCTCCCACGGTGAAGATGTATTTATCGCACCTTTTGCGGTCATCGGAGATAATGTTACCGTTGGGCGGCGTGTTCGTATTCATGCCAATGTTTTCATCGGGAACAATGTGGTTATTGGGGATGATGTGGAGATCCGCCCCAATGTGACCGTTTTGGAACGCAGCCGAATCGGGAACAGGGTGATCATCCATGCCGGGACGGTTATCGGCAGCGATGGTTTCGGTTTTGCACCGGACGGGGAAACCTATTACAAGATTCCCCACATCGGTATTGTCCAGATAGATGATGATGTTGAAATCGGGGCCTTGAACGCCATTGACAGGGCAACTTTCGGCAAGACCTGGATTCAAAAAGGTGTTAAGACCGATAACCTGGTTCATATTGCGCATAATGTGACCGTTGGTGAGAATTCGGTCCTGGTGGCACAGGTCGGAATTTCAGGCAGCGTTACCATCGGGAAACACGCCATCCTTGCAGGACAGGCCGGCGTTGCCGGGCACCTTGACATCGGAGATAATGTGACTGTTGGCCCGCAGGCCGGTGTTGCCAAGTCGGTGTCGAACGGCGAAGTTCTTTCTTCAGGGTTGCCAGCAATGCCCCATCGGTTATGGCTTAAGGTGCAAAGAATAATACCCATGCTGCCCGAACTGCAAAAGCGGCTTTTGGAAGTCGAAAAGAAATTAAAAAAGATCGAAGACGATTGA
- a CDS encoding OmpH family outer membrane protein has protein sequence MRRVKTAFMATFITFCFMAASSFGADVAKIGIVDFQKILETSSAGKKAQAEISKQGKNMEADLKERGAEIDEIKKKLEREALVMSKEMREEREREIRIKINDFKTLQQKYMTDFKLLEQRHVGRIQKDLLELIEDIGKKEGYLLILEKREGGVLYAPKTNDITDKLIQIYNADFAAREKEETKTKKE, from the coding sequence ATGCGAAGGGTTAAGACAGCTTTTATGGCAACATTCATAACGTTTTGTTTTATGGCAGCGTCGTCATTTGGAGCAGATGTTGCCAAAATTGGTATTGTCGATTTTCAAAAAATACTTGAGACTTCGAGTGCCGGCAAAAAGGCCCAGGCTGAAATCAGTAAACAGGGTAAGAATATGGAGGCCGATCTCAAAGAGAGGGGCGCTGAAATCGACGAAATAAAAAAGAAACTTGAACGCGAAGCTCTGGTGATGAGCAAGGAGATGCGTGAGGAGCGAGAACGTGAAATCAGAATAAAAATAAATGATTTTAAAACTTTACAACAAAAATACATGACTGATTTCAAGCTGCTGGAGCAACGGCACGTGGGTCGCATACAGAAAGATCTTTTAGAGCTGATTGAGGATATCGGTAAAAAGGAAGGTTATCTTCTTATCCTTGAAAAACGGGAGGGTGGTGTGCTGTATGCGCCCAAAACAAATGATATCACCGACAAATTGATCCAAATTTACAATGCCGATTTTGCTGCCCGTGAGAAAGAAGAGACCAAGACCAAGAAAGAATAG